The sequence AACGGACGGGAAGGAGGATACGTGGTGACTGATGGCGAGTGAGTCGACCGGAACGGGCGAAGAAACCGACGACCCCATCGGTTACTTCCTCCAGGACATGGTGTACCACGGCAAGTCCGAACGAACGAGAACCGAGTACGAACGGGTGCTGCGTCGGTTCGAATCGTTCCTCGCCGACCCGGACCGGAATCCGGCGGGCCGGTCGGTCGTCCCCGCCGACGCCACCCACCGCGACTGCATGGCGTGGGTCCACTCGCTTCGCGGCACCGTCGCGTCGAGTACGGTCGCCATCTACGCCGCGTACCTCCACAGATTCTACGGTTACATGACGCAGGTCGGCGTCTTCGACTCCAACCCGATGACGCTCGTCACCGAGGAGATGGACGAGTCCATCGAGAAAGACCCGACCCGCCGCGACATCGACGTCCCGACGATGCGGGCGTTCGTCGCCGACGTTCGACATCCGCTCCACCACGCGCTCGTCGGGACGTTTCTCAAAACCGGCATCCGAGTGGGCGAGCTCTGTAACCTCGACCTCCGGGACGTGTCGCTCGAGGACTCGGAGCTGACGAACGCTTACGACCTCGGCGGACGACCCCAACTGGACGCCCGCCCGAACTCGATTTTCGTCTCTTCGAGTCCGACGGTCGGCGAACGACACAACGGCGAGGTCCGGTCGGCGTCGAACAAGCGGAAACGCGACACCGTGATACCGGTCGACGACGAACTCTCTCGGCTCCTGAAATCGTGGCTGGCGATCCGTCCCGACTCCGTCTCACCCGCCGACCCGCTGTTCGTGGGGACGAGCGAGGGATGGGGTGAACGACTCACGCCGAACGCCGTCCACAATATCGTCACCACGTACGCGAGCGAGGCGGGGTGGTACCGCTCCGGGGGCGGTGCGACCGAGAACGTCACGCCGCACTACTTCCGGCACTTCTTCACCACCCATCTCCGGGACCGGACCGGCGACCGGGGTATCGTCAAGTATCTTCGCGGCGACGTCGCAACCGACATCATCGATACGTACACCCACAACTGGGGGGGACAGGTTCGGGAGACGTACGAGTCGAACATCTACTCGATACTCTGAGTCGTCGGCCTCTGTACCGCGTTCGGGAAGACCGGATCAGTACACCGCCTCGGATGGCTTTTCGGAGGACACTCCCGACAGCCGCCCGTAAAGATATCTGTCTATCTTTCCAGAGAGATTTCCATATTCGTTCTCACGCGGTACCCGACCCGATGTCCGGGTGACGGAGAACTCCGGTAGCAGTCCGCTGAGGGTGTCACGCGGCAACTCGTCTGAGAGCGCCAGTTCCGACGAGCGGCGGGACGTTACCGAACTCTCCGAACTCGCGGTCCGTCGTTACGACGCCATGTATATCCCATA is a genomic window of Haloprofundus halophilus containing:
- a CDS encoding tyrosine-type recombinase/integrase — translated: MASESTGTGEETDDPIGYFLQDMVYHGKSERTRTEYERVLRRFESFLADPDRNPAGRSVVPADATHRDCMAWVHSLRGTVASSTVAIYAAYLHRFYGYMTQVGVFDSNPMTLVTEEMDESIEKDPTRRDIDVPTMRAFVADVRHPLHHALVGTFLKTGIRVGELCNLDLRDVSLEDSELTNAYDLGGRPQLDARPNSIFVSSSPTVGERHNGEVRSASNKRKRDTVIPVDDELSRLLKSWLAIRPDSVSPADPLFVGTSEGWGERLTPNAVHNIVTTYASEAGWYRSGGGATENVTPHYFRHFFTTHLRDRTGDRGIVKYLRGDVATDIIDTYTHNWGGQVRETYESNIYSIL